A window of the Clupea harengus chromosome 8, Ch_v2.0.2, whole genome shotgun sequence genome harbors these coding sequences:
- the LOC105890437 gene encoding gap junction delta-2 protein-like, with translation MGDWSILGRFLTEVQNHSTVIGKIWLTVLLIFRILLVALVGDAVYSDEQSKFICNTLQPGCNNVCYDTFAPVSHLRFWVFQIVLVSTPSIFYIVYVLHKIAKDEKLEVEKVPAIARCPPSEDLSAQGKLEEEDALDSSAPPFGSASEEEAWGPPVVESVEQSLLEEGVRVVRKDPTQLSNQVLLIYVVHVVLSSIMEITFLVGQYYLFGFEVPQLFRCETYPCPNRTDCFVSRATEKTIFLNFMFSISLGCFILNIVELHYLGWIYIFRVLCSACSTCCTPHRSPLERLGFYYDHNPLLLQLKHSLQSRVVLQAPSSMVQERTCSVPAYTPAISFETDSTLQCTSRRSLDDREHSKVKLAKLGRGEKSWL, from the coding sequence ATGGGAGACTGGTCCATTCTTGGCCGCTTCCTAACGGAGGTGCAGAACCACTCAACCGTCATCGGTAAGATCTGGCTAACGGTGCTGTTGATCTTCCGCATCCTGCTGGTGGCGCTGGTGGGCGACGCCGTGTACAGCGACGAGCAGTCCAAGTTCATCTGCAACACACTCCAGCCCGGTTGCAACAACGTCTGCTACGACACCTTCGCCCCCGTCTCGCATCTCCGCTTCTGGGTCTTCCAGATCGTCCTCGTCTCCACGCCGTCCATCTTCTACATAGTCTATGTGCTGCACAAGATTGCCAAAGACGAGAagctggaggtggagaaggTGCCGGCGATAGCCAGGTGTCCGCCCTCGGAGGATCTCTCGGCACAGGGGAAACTGGAGGAAGAAGACGCCTTAGACTCCAGCGCACCTCCCTTTGGTTCTGCCTCCGAGGAGGAGGCTTGGGGTCCTCCGGTGGTTGAGAGCGTGGAGCAGAGCCTGCTGGAGGAGGGGGTTCGGGTGGTGAGGAAGGACCCCACCCAGCTCTCCAACCAGGTGCTGCTGATCTACGTGGTTCACGTGGTGCTGAGCTCCATCATGGAGATCACCTTCCTGGTGGGTCAGTATTACCTGTTTGGCTTCGAGGTGCCACAACTCTTTCGGTGCGAGACGTACCCCTGCCCAAATCGAACTGACTGCTTCGTCTCGCGCGCCACGGAGAAGACCATCTTCCTCAACTTCATGTTCAGCATCAGCCTGGGCTGCTTCATCCTCAACATCGTGGAGCTCCACTACCTGGGCTGGATCTACATCTTCCGCGTGCTGTGCTCCGCCTGCTCCACCTGCTGCACGCCTCACAGGAGCCCGCTGGAGCGTCTGGGCTTCTACTACGACCACAACCCCCTCCTGCTGCAGCTGAAGCACTCTCTCCAGAGCAGGGTGGTCCTGCAGGCCCCGTCCTCCATGGTGCAAGAGAGGACCTGCAGTGTGCCTGCCTACACCCCTGCCATCTCCTTCGAGACGGATTCCACGCTGCAGTGTACGTCCAGGAGGAGCCTGGACGATAGGGAGCACAGCAAGGTCAAACTGGCTAAATTAGGCAGGGGTGAAAAATCCTGGTTGTAA